The Proteus vulgaris genome has a segment encoding these proteins:
- the recB gene encoding exonuclease V subunit beta: MSEVIQAQPLNPYTLPLYQRRLIEASAGTGKTYTIGLLYLRLLLGLGGDSAFYRPLSVEEILVVTFTDAATDELRARIRKNIHELRLACIRHDVDSGDKTYQELLKQIPNKELAAQWLLEAERQMDEAAIYTIHGFCQRMLANNAFESGVLFEQVLIQDEYELKKRVCADFWRRHCYPLSYDVANAVSQIWSGPEQLLYEIQPYLQGEMPEIEGVALDSENESVKERHQAVIEAINKVKARWNEHHHEVEAWITASGVDKRSYSSRFLPKWIEEITLWAATFETKSYQLPDCLVRFSQETLNEKATKGPAPEHILFVEIEHLTKQSLTLRDVILVNAIPEIRQGIENEKMRRGEMGFDDLLTRLDRALKREGADALSQAIRERYPVAMIDEFQDTDPQQYRIFDAIYGEHENSGLLFIGDPKQAIYAFRGADIFTYIQARKQTTHHYTLNTNWRSAPGMVNAVNKLFMRSSAPFLFEHIPFIEVSSAEKNQDMAFIYHGKSISPFNFWLAEGESLSAGNYEQMMATQCAAQIRDWLSAGDQQQAWLLEQGEKKSLTSADIMVLVRSRREALLIRDALNLLSIQSVFLSNRESVFETNEAKDLLWLLQAVVTPEKERVLRASLASRLFGFSAREIDSLNHDEQRWNSYVEQFADYYVLWQKRGVLPMLRKIMMDHHIAEDLLASIEGERRLTDIMHLGELLQETSLQLDSEHALIRWLAQQISHPDAQSESQQMRLESDRNLVRICTIHKSKGLEYPIVCLPFACNYQEQKGALYHDREKFYAKLDIFSRPESMRLADEERLAEDLRLLYVALTRSKFCCYVGVAPLVKGNKRKSGNTDLHKNALGYLLQQGEEGNSELLHQSILALLDENISVSTLNGVSAHRYQPQLVSDAKLEAAVFKRKIHDNWRITSYSGLTYQHSNRGYHFDVGDIEDLVQSIAPGLDTDAKGEKQREEVGAHSIHHFPRGAVAGTFLHGLLEVLDFSQPIDEQWMQEQLMAQGFDEKWAPLLVTWMETLFHTPLNADGLCLADIPNTQQLDELQFYLPIEQAVSSSQLTQLISQFDPLSKRCAPLQFQQVEGMLKGFIDLVFCWEGKYYVVDYKSNWLGESSEDYTQEAMVNAMIDHRYDLQYQLYTLALHRFLQQRIPDYDYKKHFGGIYYLFLRGIDKAHPGNGVYAYLPDEAFVLALDALFTGKSMKSSTSDVVDEKSK, from the coding sequence GTGAGTGAAGTGATACAGGCACAGCCATTAAATCCTTATACACTTCCTTTATATCAAAGGCGCCTTATTGAGGCTTCTGCAGGTACAGGTAAGACCTATACCATCGGACTACTGTATTTGCGATTACTTCTTGGCTTAGGGGGAGATTCTGCGTTTTATCGTCCTCTCAGCGTTGAAGAGATTTTGGTTGTGACATTTACAGATGCGGCCACTGATGAATTACGTGCACGTATTCGTAAAAATATCCATGAACTAAGGCTTGCCTGTATCCGCCATGATGTTGATAGTGGTGACAAAACATACCAAGAGTTACTCAAACAAATTCCGAATAAAGAGTTAGCCGCGCAGTGGTTATTAGAAGCTGAGCGTCAAATGGATGAAGCAGCTATTTACACTATTCATGGATTTTGCCAGCGTATGCTGGCAAACAATGCATTTGAGTCAGGTGTATTGTTTGAACAAGTTTTGATCCAAGATGAATATGAGCTGAAAAAACGTGTTTGTGCTGATTTTTGGCGTCGCCACTGTTATCCCCTTTCTTATGATGTTGCTAATGCGGTTAGCCAGATTTGGTCTGGTCCAGAGCAACTGCTTTATGAAATACAACCTTATTTACAAGGTGAAATGCCAGAAATTGAAGGTGTGGCATTAGACAGTGAAAATGAATCAGTAAAAGAGCGTCATCAGGCTGTTATTGAAGCCATTAACAAGGTGAAAGCGCGCTGGAATGAACATCATCATGAAGTTGAAGCGTGGATAACGGCCTCAGGCGTGGATAAACGAAGTTATAGTAGCCGTTTTTTACCTAAATGGATTGAAGAAATCACGCTGTGGGCAGCAACATTTGAAACGAAAAGCTATCAACTACCTGATTGCTTGGTTCGTTTTTCTCAAGAAACCTTAAATGAAAAAGCCACCAAAGGCCCAGCTCCAGAACATATTCTTTTTGTTGAAATTGAGCATTTAACAAAACAAAGCTTAACACTGCGTGATGTTATTTTAGTAAACGCTATTCCTGAAATACGCCAAGGTATTGAAAATGAAAAAATGCGTCGGGGTGAAATGGGGTTTGATGATCTCTTAACACGTTTAGACAGAGCATTAAAACGTGAAGGTGCAGACGCGTTATCGCAGGCTATACGTGAGCGTTATCCCGTTGCAATGATTGATGAGTTTCAAGATACCGATCCTCAACAATACCGTATTTTTGATGCTATTTATGGTGAGCATGAAAACAGTGGATTACTTTTTATCGGTGATCCTAAACAGGCAATTTATGCTTTCCGTGGTGCTGATATTTTTACTTATATTCAAGCACGAAAACAAACAACACACCATTACACTTTAAACACTAACTGGCGCTCTGCTCCAGGGATGGTGAATGCAGTTAATAAACTTTTTATGCGCTCCAGTGCTCCGTTTTTATTTGAGCATATTCCTTTTATTGAGGTGAGTTCTGCTGAAAAAAACCAAGACATGGCTTTTATTTATCATGGTAAATCGATCTCACCTTTTAACTTTTGGCTTGCTGAAGGTGAAAGTCTATCAGCGGGAAATTATGAGCAAATGATGGCAACGCAATGTGCAGCTCAAATTCGTGATTGGTTATCAGCAGGCGATCAACAGCAAGCATGGCTCCTAGAGCAAGGTGAAAAAAAATCACTGACATCGGCCGATATCATGGTGCTGGTTCGTAGTCGTAGAGAAGCATTACTTATTCGTGATGCACTAAATTTACTCTCTATACAATCTGTATTTTTATCAAACCGTGAAAGTGTATTTGAAACGAATGAAGCTAAAGATTTGCTTTGGTTACTGCAAGCAGTTGTAACGCCAGAGAAAGAGCGCGTTTTACGAGCCTCTTTAGCTAGTCGGTTATTTGGTTTTAGTGCAAGAGAAATTGATAGCTTAAATCATGATGAGCAGCGCTGGAATAGTTATGTAGAGCAATTTGCTGATTATTATGTTTTATGGCAAAAACGTGGCGTTTTACCGATGTTGCGTAAAATTATGATGGATCATCATATTGCCGAGGATCTACTTGCCAGTATCGAGGGGGAACGAAGGCTCACTGATATTATGCATCTTGGTGAATTATTACAAGAAACCTCATTACAACTTGATAGTGAACATGCGCTTATACGTTGGTTAGCACAACAAATTTCTCATCCTGATGCACAATCAGAAAGTCAACAAATGCGCTTGGAAAGTGATCGAAATCTTGTGCGAATTTGTACTATTCATAAATCCAAAGGTCTTGAATATCCTATTGTTTGCCTGCCTTTTGCTTGTAATTATCAAGAGCAAAAAGGGGCGCTTTATCATGACAGAGAAAAATTTTACGCTAAGTTAGATATTTTTAGTCGACCGGAAAGCATGCGTTTAGCGGATGAAGAGCGTTTAGCTGAAGATTTACGCCTACTTTATGTGGCATTAACACGTTCTAAATTTTGTTGCTATGTCGGTGTTGCACCGTTGGTGAAAGGGAATAAACGTAAATCGGGGAACACCGATCTCCATAAAAATGCTTTAGGGTATTTATTACAGCAAGGTGAAGAAGGAAATAGTGAATTATTACATCAATCCATCCTTGCATTACTCGATGAAAATATTAGTGTGAGCACGCTTAATGGTGTTTCAGCACATCGTTACCAACCTCAGTTAGTCAGTGACGCAAAATTAGAGGCTGCGGTATTTAAACGTAAAATTCATGATAATTGGCGCATAACCAGCTATTCAGGATTAACGTATCAACATTCAAATCGCGGATATCATTTTGATGTTGGCGATATTGAGGATTTGGTGCAGTCTATTGCACCAGGACTGGATACTGATGCCAAAGGTGAGAAACAACGAGAAGAAGTTGGAGCCCATTCGATTCATCATTTCCCTCGAGGTGCAGTTGCAGGAACATTCTTACATGGTTTGCTTGAAGTTTTGGATTTTTCTCAACCCATTGATGAACAATGGATGCAAGAGCAATTAATGGCTCAAGGCTTTGATGAAAAGTGGGCACCATTATTAGTAACCTGGATGGAAACCCTGTTTCATACCCCTCTTAATGCTGATGGGTTATGCCTTGCTGATATCCCTAATACACAACAACTTGATGAATTGCAATTCTATTTACCGATTGAACAAGCAGTCTCATCATCTCAGTTGACTCAATTAATAAGTCAGTTTGATCCCTTATCAAAGCGTTGTGCACCTTTACAATTTCAGCAAGTAGAAGGCATGTTAAAAGGCTTTATTGACTTAGTTTTTTGTTGGGAAGGGAAATATTATGTGGTGGATTATAAATCGAATTGGCTAGGTGAATCGAGTGAGGACTATACTCAAGAAGCGATGGTTAATGCAATGATAGATCACCGTTACGATTTGCAGTACCAACTCTATACGTTAGCGTTACATCGTTTTTTACAGCAACGTATTCCAGATTATGATTACAAAAAACATTTTGGGGGAATTTATTACCTTTTTTTACGTGGTATAGATAAAGCACACCCTGGAAATGGAGTTTATGCCTATTTACCTGATGAAGCGTTTGTTTTAGCGCTAGATGCACTATTTACAGGAAAAAGTATGAAAAGTAGTACTTCTGATGTAGTCGATGAGAAATCA
- the ptrA gene encoding protease III → MRKYLSQLWIMLLLMLVSINSFAADPLWQVLPDSIEKSESDPRQYQAIKLPNDMTVLLVSDEKAVKSLTAVALPVGALEDPDSQQGLAHYLEHMVLMGSVKYPQSGSMSEFLQKNGGSHNASTTTYRTAFYLEVENSAINEAVDRLADALAEPLLDPKNADRERNAVNAELTMARARDGMRFWQVRAETLNPAHPSSRFMGGNLETLSDKPNSKLQDELIKFYQTHYSGNLMNGVIYSNKSLDELSKLAAETFARIPNKKADIPVTTVPAMTDKEKGLMIHLVPALPQKTLQIEFNIDNNVAEFRSKSDAYIGYLISNRSSGTLATWLQDQGLAESISAFSEPYIDRNQGSFTIYVALTDKGLAQKDKVIAAIFSYLRLIESQGISQRYFNEIANVLDLSFRYGSIVRDMNYIESISDMMLRYPIKNILNADYIADNYEPSAILSRLESLTPEKARIWVISPNEPSNKQAYFVNAPYQVDKITAKQLETWQILSDDISLSLPTLNPYIPNNLSLIDADSKITKPQLLWQDKSARLFYMPSHYFSDEPKASVTLSLVNKKSDITVKQQVTQALTDYLAGLALSELSYQASVAGMNISSSSGQGIDFSMNGYTQHLPELVNATLKSYMSFESTQEELDQAKSWYREQLEVTHNLKAFEAAMLPARQLNTIPYYEEADKLKALESITLQDIIDNRREVIKNAALQALIVGNLTPEQSRDIVKSAHELLGNQGTEYWIGETLVFNKFDAVEFQNKSNSTDNALGELYIPTGYSRLEGQAISSVLASVIKPWFYDQLRTEEQLGYAVFAYQGTMGEQSGLGFLLQSNAKPPVYLNERYNAFYQQAYERLKKMSEADFNQYKQAIITEVKQPPQTFYEEVSLYRNDFHRNNLKYDGREKFLAELNKVTLKQAIEFYEKAVIKPNGFVFVSQIIGKDGKDADYAQNKKWKRYTTVSELQKTLPVEEIKE, encoded by the coding sequence ATGAGAAAATACTTATCGCAACTATGGATCATGTTGCTATTGATGCTAGTGAGTATCAACAGCTTTGCTGCTGATCCTCTTTGGCAAGTATTGCCAGATAGTATTGAAAAAAGTGAAAGTGATCCACGGCAATATCAAGCGATTAAATTGCCTAATGATATGACTGTATTACTGGTTTCTGACGAAAAAGCAGTTAAATCATTAACGGCAGTTGCGTTACCTGTTGGCGCATTAGAAGATCCTGATAGTCAGCAAGGGCTGGCGCACTATTTAGAACATATGGTGCTAATGGGATCGGTGAAATATCCTCAATCTGGCAGTATGTCAGAGTTCTTACAAAAGAATGGGGGATCTCATAATGCGAGTACTACAACGTATCGTACTGCTTTTTATTTAGAAGTGGAAAATAGTGCCATTAATGAAGCCGTTGATCGTCTTGCTGATGCCTTAGCTGAACCTTTACTTGATCCTAAAAATGCAGATCGCGAACGTAATGCGGTTAATGCTGAATTAACCATGGCGCGTGCACGTGATGGTATGCGTTTTTGGCAAGTTAGAGCAGAAACCTTAAACCCAGCACATCCAAGTTCTCGTTTTATGGGCGGAAATTTAGAAACGCTGAGTGACAAGCCAAATAGTAAACTTCAAGATGAATTAATTAAATTCTATCAAACGCACTATTCTGGCAACTTAATGAATGGGGTGATTTATAGTAATAAATCACTTGATGAATTATCTAAATTAGCCGCAGAAACCTTTGCTCGTATTCCAAATAAAAAAGCAGATATCCCTGTAACCACGGTGCCTGCGATGACGGATAAAGAAAAAGGGTTAATGATCCATCTGGTGCCCGCTTTACCACAAAAAACCTTACAAATTGAATTTAATATTGATAATAATGTTGCCGAATTTCGCAGTAAATCTGATGCGTATATTGGTTATTTAATCAGTAATCGTAGTTCAGGAACACTTGCAACATGGTTACAAGATCAAGGTTTAGCTGAAAGCATCAGCGCATTTTCAGAGCCTTATATCGATCGTAATCAAGGCTCATTTACAATTTATGTTGCGCTAACAGATAAAGGTTTAGCGCAAAAAGATAAAGTCATTGCAGCTATTTTCTCATACCTTCGATTAATAGAGTCGCAAGGTATTAGTCAGCGTTATTTTAATGAAATTGCGAATGTTTTAGATCTCTCATTCCGTTATGGTTCGATTGTTAGAGATATGAATTATATAGAAAGCATTTCAGATATGATGTTGCGTTATCCAATCAAAAATATCTTGAATGCAGATTATATTGCCGATAATTATGAGCCTTCAGCAATTCTTTCTCGTCTAGAATCACTTACGCCAGAGAAAGCGCGTATTTGGGTGATAAGTCCTAATGAACCGTCTAACAAGCAAGCCTATTTTGTTAATGCACCTTATCAAGTTGATAAAATCACAGCTAAACAATTAGAAACATGGCAGATATTGTCGGATGATATTTCATTATCTTTACCAACACTTAATCCCTATATCCCCAATAATCTGTCGTTGATTGATGCAGATAGTAAAATCACCAAACCACAATTATTGTGGCAAGATAAAAGTGCTCGCTTGTTCTATATGCCATCACACTATTTTTCTGATGAGCCAAAAGCCAGTGTGACATTAAGTTTGGTAAATAAGAAATCAGACATTACGGTTAAACAGCAAGTTACACAAGCTCTAACAGATTATCTCGCGGGCTTAGCGCTCAGTGAATTATCTTACCAGGCCTCTGTTGCAGGTATGAACATCTCATCCTCATCAGGACAAGGTATTGATTTTTCAATGAATGGTTATACTCAACATTTACCTGAGTTAGTGAATGCGACATTAAAAAGCTATATGAGTTTTGAATCGACTCAAGAAGAGCTAGATCAGGCTAAATCTTGGTATCGCGAACAACTTGAAGTTACTCATAACCTAAAAGCATTTGAAGCAGCAATGTTGCCCGCTCGTCAATTAAATACGATCCCGTATTATGAAGAGGCTGACAAACTCAAAGCATTAGAGTCAATTACACTGCAAGATATTATTGATAATCGTCGTGAAGTGATTAAAAACGCCGCACTTCAAGCGTTGATTGTTGGTAATTTAACGCCAGAGCAAAGCCGTGATATTGTGAAATCTGCGCATGAGTTATTAGGTAATCAAGGGACAGAATACTGGATTGGTGAAACATTAGTTTTCAATAAATTTGATGCAGTTGAATTTCAAAATAAATCGAACAGTACGGATAATGCCTTAGGCGAGCTTTATATTCCTACAGGGTATAGTCGCCTTGAAGGTCAGGCTATTTCTTCTGTATTAGCTTCGGTTATTAAGCCTTGGTTTTATGATCAATTAAGAACAGAAGAACAACTCGGTTATGCTGTATTTGCTTATCAAGGCACAATGGGTGAACAGTCTGGCTTAGGTTTCTTATTGCAAAGTAATGCTAAACCGCCAGTTTACTTAAATGAACGTTATAACGCATTTTATCAGCAAGCCTACGAACGTTTGAAAAAAATGAGTGAGGCTGATTTTAATCAGTATAAGCAAGCAATTATTACTGAAGTTAAACAACCACCTCAAACTTTCTATGAAGAAGTCTCTCTTTATCGAAATGATTTCCATCGTAATAATTTAAAATATGATGGACGAGAGAAATTCTTAGCTGAGCTTAATAAAGTGACGTTAAAACAAGCTATTGAGTTTTATGAAAAAGCAGTAATAAAACCAAATGGTTTTGTGTTTGTTTCTCAAATAATTGGCAAAGATGGTAAAGATGCTGATTATGCGCAAAATAAAAAATGGAAACGTTATACAACCGTCAGTGAATTACAAAAAACGTTACCAGTTGAGGAAATTAAAGAGTGA
- the recC_1 gene encoding exonuclease V subunit gamma, translating to MVDAFFEADGETELVLALITQQWQKVIENGLKARYQNEIPLVLIRDELTVRFDDEKISQRFLAGSLNFCTLMPMRSIPFKAVCLLGMNDGVYPRNIQPLGFDLMAEKRRRGDRKRRDDDRYLFLEALSSAEKYLYISYIGKSIRDDRECNPSVLIKELQDYIGQNFRLPDDGKLNVDDSATRINQHLLTQHSRVPFAQENFHIEASSRSYASEWLPAARGQGAAHQGFTESLDDDASIDKVSVDALSRFYRHPIRAFFQQRLKTNFVIEETELPEEEPFVINALQRYLLNQWLLKALIDQTSTESLFERIKAAGQLPASAFGQIYWEQQIEELLPLAEKVRSERLATHSVTLEQRFSAMPLIGRLNEVQADGLLRWRPASLTANDLLQLWIEHLVYCLKEGTGESRFYGRKETQWCLLPVEPEFAYSTLDNLIHDYKQGLNSPLALFAKSGWAWLQACYDKKTQEFLLDDEETLAKAELVLLQHLTDSYNRDGEMSDMYVQRAFSQLDEHFLQTVKKTALTIFKPIIPFLKK from the coding sequence TTGGTTGATGCCTTTTTTGAAGCTGATGGAGAGACCGAGTTAGTTTTAGCGTTGATAACACAACAGTGGCAAAAAGTGATTGAGAACGGATTAAAAGCACGATATCAAAATGAAATTCCATTAGTGCTTATTCGCGATGAATTAACAGTACGGTTTGATGATGAAAAGATCAGCCAGCGTTTTTTGGCAGGAAGCTTGAACTTTTGTACGTTAATGCCTATGCGCTCAATTCCTTTTAAAGCAGTGTGTTTATTAGGAATGAACGATGGTGTTTATCCTCGTAATATACAGCCGTTAGGTTTTGATTTAATGGCAGAAAAGCGCCGTCGTGGTGACAGAAAACGCCGTGATGATGACCGTTATTTATTCCTTGAGGCGCTTAGTTCGGCCGAAAAATACCTTTATATCAGCTACATCGGTAAATCAATCCGTGACGATCGTGAGTGTAACCCGTCCGTCTTAATCAAAGAGCTACAAGATTATATTGGCCAAAATTTCCGCCTACCTGATGATGGAAAACTTAATGTTGATGACAGTGCAACTCGCATTAACCAGCATTTATTAACACAGCATAGCAGGGTTCCTTTTGCTCAAGAAAACTTCCACATTGAGGCATCTTCTCGTTCTTATGCCTCAGAATGGTTACCAGCAGCCCGTGGACAAGGGGCTGCTCATCAAGGTTTTACGGAATCACTAGATGATGATGCATCAATAGATAAAGTCTCCGTTGATGCACTTTCTCGTTTTTATCGCCATCCTATCCGCGCTTTCTTCCAACAAAGATTAAAAACCAACTTTGTTATTGAAGAAACAGAATTGCCCGAAGAAGAGCCTTTTGTGATAAATGCACTTCAACGTTATTTATTAAATCAATGGCTATTGAAAGCTTTGATTGATCAAACGTCAACGGAATCGTTATTTGAGCGTATTAAAGCAGCAGGGCAACTTCCAGCAAGTGCATTTGGTCAAATTTATTGGGAACAACAAATAGAAGAGCTACTTCCTTTAGCGGAAAAGGTGAGAAGTGAACGATTAGCTACGCATTCTGTCACACTAGAGCAACGCTTTAGTGCGATGCCGTTGATTGGACGTTTAAATGAAGTGCAAGCAGATGGCTTACTACGTTGGCGACCTGCGAGCTTAACGGCTAATGACTTATTGCAACTGTGGATTGAACATCTGGTTTATTGTTTGAAAGAGGGGACTGGCGAAAGTCGGTTTTATGGCAGAAAAGAGACGCAATGGTGTTTATTACCGGTTGAGCCTGAATTTGCCTATTCAACTTTAGATAATTTAATTCACGATTATAAACAAGGGCTAAATAGCCCATTAGCATTGTTTGCAAAAAGTGGCTGGGCTTGGCTACAAGCTTGCTATGATAAAAAAACACAAGAATTTTTACTGGATGATGAAGAGACTCTCGCAAAAGCGGAGTTAGTGCTGCTACAACATTTAACGGATAGCTATAATCGAGATGGTGAAATGAGCGATATGTATGTTCAGCGTGCTTTTTCTCAATTAGACGAGCATTTTTTACAAACAGTAAAAAAGACGGCATTAACGATATTTAAACCAATAATTCCATTTTTAAAAAAATAA
- the recC_2 gene encoding exonuclease V subunit gamma yields MLFSPDDHSLTFHASHSPQREVEVLQDQLLHLLEQDPELLPRDIIVMVADIDSYTPYIQAVFGNAPAERYLPFAISDRKARQAHPVLQAFITLLELPQSRFTAEQVISFT; encoded by the coding sequence GTGTTATTTTCGCCTGATGATCACTCTCTGACCTTTCATGCAAGTCATAGCCCACAACGTGAAGTGGAAGTATTGCAAGATCAATTATTGCATTTGCTAGAGCAAGATCCTGAATTACTACCACGAGATATTATTGTGATGGTTGCAGATATAGATAGTTATACGCCTTATATTCAGGCTGTTTTTGGTAATGCACCTGCTGAACGCTATCTTCCTTTTGCGATTTCTGATAGAAAAGCACGTCAAGCACACCCTGTATTACAAGCCTTTATTACACTATTAGAACTTCCTCAAAGTCGTTTTACCGCAGAACAAGTAATTAGCTTTACTTGA
- the recC_3 gene encoding exonuclease V subunit gamma, whose amino-acid sequence MFHIYHSNQLSLLKSLMVHFMQTRPLSSPFEQEVILVQSPGMSQWLQIQLAESLGIAANIRYPLPATFIWEMFTRVLSGIPKESAFSKDAMTWKLMALLPEYLVHEAFKPLLHYLDDDEDKRKLHQLAGRVADLFDQYLVYRSDWLAAWENDELIEGLSENQHWQKILWVALQQYTKDLNQPQWHRSNLYQQFISTLNGAKEGELQHCFPPRIFICGISALPQVYLQALASNWASYRDLFTFYKPLPLLLGRYSRS is encoded by the coding sequence ATGTTTCATATATATCATTCAAATCAGTTGTCATTATTAAAGTCACTTATGGTGCACTTTATGCAGACCAGGCCACTCTCTTCTCCCTTTGAACAAGAAGTGATCTTAGTACAAAGCCCTGGAATGTCCCAGTGGTTGCAAATTCAGCTTGCTGAAAGTTTAGGAATTGCAGCAAATATTCGCTATCCATTACCTGCAACATTTATTTGGGAAATGTTTACGCGAGTACTATCAGGTATACCTAAAGAAAGTGCTTTTTCTAAAGATGCCATGACATGGAAATTAATGGCATTACTACCTGAATATTTAGTCCATGAAGCATTTAAGCCACTACTTCATTATCTTGATGATGATGAAGATAAACGTAAATTACACCAATTAGCGGGACGTGTTGCTGACTTATTTGACCAATATTTAGTGTATCGGTCAGATTGGTTGGCCGCATGGGAAAACGATGAATTGATAGAAGGGTTGAGTGAAAATCAGCACTGGCAAAAAATATTGTGGGTAGCATTACAGCAATACACCAAAGATCTCAATCAGCCTCAATGGCATCGTTCTAATCTTTATCAACAATTTATTTCGACATTAAATGGTGCAAAAGAAGGAGAACTTCAGCACTGTTTTCCACCTCGTATCTTTATTTGTGGAATTTCTGCATTACCTCAAGTCTATTTGCAGGCACTGGCAAGCAATTGGGCGTCATACAGAGATCTATTTACTTTTTACAAACCCTTGCCGTTACTATTGGGGAGATATTCAAGATCCTAA
- a CDS encoding Protein of uncharacterised function (DUF2509) has product MNIYFTHRSNEQGLAGIFVVIGFIGMSLSMLGNFSYHYRQSEQIVMQELQARQAFLFAESALKWGITQNWDLSSIQLNKWQCRHFYADPKIKSCLFLISTDKALLQGQAKSLLGYKIYHYQWVSFKKGKNKVIVTEPNGWLDYCPFVHKECVS; this is encoded by the coding sequence ATGAATATTTATTTCACTCACAGGAGCAATGAACAGGGCTTAGCGGGTATATTTGTCGTGATAGGTTTTATTGGCATGAGTTTATCTATGCTTGGAAATTTTTCTTACCATTACAGGCAATCTGAACAAATAGTGATGCAAGAGTTACAAGCAAGACAGGCCTTTTTATTTGCTGAATCTGCATTGAAATGGGGAATAACACAGAATTGGGATCTTTCATCAATACAATTAAACAAATGGCAATGCCGTCATTTTTATGCCGATCCCAAAATAAAGAGCTGCTTATTTTTAATCTCTACAGATAAGGCTTTACTTCAAGGACAAGCAAAAAGCTTATTAGGTTATAAAATATATCATTATCAATGGGTTAGTTTTAAAAAGGGAAAAAATAAAGTGATTGTTACTGAACCAAATGGGTGGTTAGATTATTGCCCATTTGTGCATAAGGAGTGTGTATCATAA
- the ppdB gene encoding prepilin peptidase dependent protein B precursor, translating to MECLFAIAISGILFLCISRAYPQIMNTLFYSYQQYQLDVFLRERLLVLETQLRRTGYCYGDCVNGLKSNQLQVSPLKLGQYPHQEKNSCIIFAYDINSNGRWEPPSSKESDYFGYRLKKGQLEQLRGVKDCDSSGWQQFFENNEIEVTEFILQPYTKIYSVKANPYFLSFCFFKISFKTKA from the coding sequence ATGGAATGCCTCTTCGCTATCGCGATAAGTGGCATATTATTCCTTTGTATCAGTCGAGCTTATCCTCAAATAATGAATACATTGTTCTATTCCTATCAACAATATCAATTAGATGTTTTTTTAAGAGAACGATTATTGGTACTTGAAACGCAGTTAAGGCGTACAGGATATTGTTATGGTGACTGTGTTAATGGGTTGAAGTCAAATCAGTTGCAGGTATCACCTCTAAAGTTAGGGCAATATCCTCATCAAGAAAAAAATTCCTGCATTATTTTTGCTTACGACATCAACAGTAATGGTCGATGGGAGCCACCTTCGTCAAAAGAGAGTGATTATTTTGGGTATCGCCTTAAAAAGGGTCAATTAGAGCAATTAAGAGGCGTAAAAGATTGTGATTCTTCAGGCTGGCAACAATTTTTCGAAAATAATGAGATTGAGGTAACAGAGTTTATCTTACAGCCCTATACAAAAATTTATTCTGTGAAAGCAAATCCGTATTTTTTATCTTTCTGTTTCTTTAAAATTTCATTTAAAACAAAAGCCTGA
- the ppdA gene encoding prepilin peptidase dependent protein A, translating to MNNNREISLNKALQKESEQGVSLLEILIVMLIVSILSYLSISSYQHVIKQRHLIQNVRETIAFLSYQRQQALLFNVKIKIVFWLSPHNKIMATPLHYLPVQQEIFSLAPGIQLKQSTISNVTFGGIRQTLRPMSFVLQSEEGEVKIIISSLGRIRACSQKIKVFASC from the coding sequence ATGAACAACAACAGGGAAATAAGCCTAAATAAAGCGCTTCAGAAAGAAAGTGAGCAAGGTGTTAGCTTACTTGAAATACTTATCGTGATGTTGATAGTGTCTATTTTAAGTTATCTATCAATCTCTTCTTATCAACATGTTATCAAACAACGCCATTTAATACAGAATGTGCGAGAAACCATCGCTTTTCTTTCTTATCAGCGACAGCAAGCGTTACTGTTTAATGTCAAAATTAAAATAGTATTTTGGCTATCGCCTCATAATAAAATAATGGCGACACCTCTTCATTATTTGCCTGTGCAACAAGAAATTTTCTCTTTAGCTCCAGGTATTCAACTTAAGCAATCAACAATCTCAAATGTTACGTTTGGTGGAATTCGTCAAACGTTAAGACCCATGAGTTTTGTACTTCAAAGTGAAGAGGGGGAAGTAAAAATTATTATTTCATCGTTAGGACGGATAAGAGCATGTAGTCAGAAAATAAAGGTATTTGCATCATGTTAA